GAAGGCGAAATGCACTGGAGTGTTGATGTATATCATGCGCCCGAATTTACATATAGTAATGTCCATCTCTTACCAAAAACAAGCCATTTATGGATATTATCAGGAAATTCGTGCAGATCCAGTATAGTTCCTTTTTCACTCCACAAGGATCAAGATCAAATGAGCGTTCATTCTCTTTCTGTCAAAAGAAGATATATTTCTAGTCCTCCCGTAAATAATGATcaagaaaaatccaaattttttagttCAGATTTTTCGAGTAAAAAAGAAAGTAGGATTCCTGATTATTCAAAACTTAATGGAATCCTATGTAATCGTCATTGTAATCTCATATATCCTGCTATTCTGGTAGAGAATTCTGATTTATTGGCAAAGAGACGAAGAAATAAATTCATCATCCTATTCCAATCAATCCAAGAACAAGAGAAAGGCCTAATGACTCACTCGGCTATATCGATTGAAATGGAAATACCACTAAATGGTATTCTCCGTAGAAATAGCGTTTTTGCTTATTTTGACGATCCCCAATACCGAAGAAAGAGTTCGAGAATTACTAAATATGGGACTATAGGGGTGCATTCAATCGTCAAAAAAGAAGATTTGATTGAGTATCGGGGAGTcaaataatttaagccaaaatacCAAACGAAAACAGATCGCTTTTTTTTCATTCCCGAAGAAGTGTATATTTTACCCGAATCTTCTCCactaatgttacggaacaaTAGTATCATTGGAGTCAATACACCGATTGCTTTAAATACAAGAAGTCGAGTGGGCGGATTGGTCCGAgtggagagaaaaaaaaatggaactTAAAATCTTTTCTGGAGATATCCATTTTCCGGGAGAGATAGATAAAATATCCCGACACAGTGGTATCTTGATACCACCAGGAGCACTAAAAACAAATTCTAAGAAatcaaaaaaactgaaaaattggATCTATATCCAACGAATCACACCTACCAGgaaaaagtattttattttggatCGACCAGTAATCATATATGAGATAATGAACGGTATAAATTTAGAAACACTTTTCCGCCAGGATCTATTGCAGGAAAAGGATAATCTGAAACTGCGAGTTGTCAATTATATTCTTTATGGAAATGGTAAACCAATTCGGGGAATTTCTGACACAAGTATTCAATTAGTTCGTACTTGTTTAGTGTTGAATTGGgaccaagaaaaaaaaagttcttgTATCGAAGAGGCGCGCGCTTCTTTTGTTGAAGTAAATACAAATGGTCTGATTCGTGATTTCTTAAGAATCAACCTAGAGAAATCCCCTATTTCCTATATCAGTAGAAAAAGGAACGGCCAATCGGGTTCAGGACCGATCTCTAATAATGGGTCAAATCGCACCAATACCAATATTAATCCATTTTATCCCACTTATTCCAAGACAAGGATTCAACAATCACGTAAACAAAATCAAGTAACTATTAGTACGTTGTTGAATAGAAATAAGGTATGTAAATCTTTGAGAATTTTATCATCATCTAATTGTTTTCGAATGGATCCCGTCAACGATGTAAAACATCGCAATGGAATAAAagaatcaattaaaattaaaagagacCCTATAATTCCAATTAGCAATTTGTTGGGCCCTTTAGGAACAGCCCTTTTAAttgctaatttttatttattttaccattttaaaaatttaatattaataactcATAATCGAATCTCAGTAACTAAATATTTGAAACTTGACAATTTAAAACAGACTTTTCgagtatttaaatattatttaatggaTGAAAATGGGAGAGTTTTTAATCCCGATCCATGCAGTAACGGCGTTTTGAATCCATTCAATTTGAATTGGTATTTTGTTTTGGTTCGACAAAATGTAATATGTGTTTATGTAGCTATTGGGCAAAAAGCGTCTTCTGTCGCTCAGGTAGTGACTACTTTACAGGAAAGAGGGGCAATGGAGTACACTATTGTGGTAGCCGAAACGGCGGATTCTCCGGCTACATTACAATACCTCGCTCCTTATACAGGAGCAGCTCTGGCTGAATATTTTATGTACCGTCAACGACACACCTTAATTATTTATGATGATCTCTCCAAACAAGCGCAGGCTTATCGCCAAATGTCGCTTTTATTACGAAGACCGCCAGGTCGTGAAGCTTATCCAGGAGATGTCTTTTATTTGCATTCACGCCTTTTGGAAAGAGCCGCTAAATCAAGTTCTCAGTTAGGTGAAGGAAGTATGACTGCTTTACCAATAGTCGAGACCCAATCAGGAGACGTTTCGGCTTATATTCCTACTAATGTAATTTCCATTACAGATGGACAAGTATTCTTATCTTCCGATCTATTTAATGCTGGAATTAGGCCTGCTATTAATGTGGGTATTTCCGTTTCTAGAGTCGGATCCGCAGCTCAAATAAAAGCTATGAAACAAGTAGCTGGTAAGTTAAAATTGGAATTGGCGCAATTCGCAGAATTAGAAGCCTTTGCGCAATTCGCTTCGGATCTCGATAAGGCTACTCAGAATCAATTGGCAAGAGGTCAACGATTACGCGAGTTGCTCAAACAATCCCAAGCAGCTCCTCTCACGGTGGAGGAACAGATAATGACTATTTATACCGGAACGAATGGTTATCTTGATTCATTGGAAATTGGACAAGTAAGGAAATTTCTCGTTGAGTTACGTACCTATTTAAAAACGAATAAACCTCAGTTCCAAGAAATCATATCGTCTACCAAAACATTCACTGAGGAGGCAGAAACCCTTTTGAAAAGAGCTATTCAGGAACAGAAGGAACGCTTTCTACTTCAGGAACAAGTATAAAGAAATTAAGAACTTTTAATTaatctttattaaaataaaataatttcattttagaATCGATTAGAATCGCTatataatctatatatattttctCTATATAACTATAGAATAGAATAATCTATATTAGAATAATATAGATTATTCTATTCTATTAGTATTAGATTTATATCCATATTCTTTATATCTAAATTCTATTATATGTATAGaatagaaaatagaaatatgTATATTATACGAAAAAATTGCGTCCAATAGGATTTGAACCTATACAAAAGGTTTAGAAGACCTCTGTCCTATCCATTAGACAATGGACGCTTTCTACTTCTCCattccaatttttttcttttttttttgtttcatattttttgttcAGAAAAAAAGAATATACAAGATAATTTTAGGAATTAccttgttttaattaaatatgaaatagaAAAATGTAAATGATGGattaattcttttataattatttcattttagaAATAACTATTCTAAATGAAATCTTCTAATTTTTAGAAGTTATTATTGGATTAGCcgaattttccatttttttattacaattacTTTTTCGAACATTATTCTaatttcttattaatttatattctatataactatataaattatatacacTATCTATAGTCCATTTACATAGACTTTCTATTTATATAGAATTTTTTATAGAATAAAACAAATTTGAACTATATACTCTAACTttctattattaatataaatttaataatagaaAGTTTATAGTTagaatatataaaatagaaatCGATAAGAATTTCTATAATAACTATCTATAATAACTAATTATTAACTATTATAGAATAACTAACTATTAGAATAACTaactatatctatatatatagacTATTATAGACTATAGAGTTATTCTATAAGAGTTATTATAGATTGTTAAAATCTATAttaaaatctatatatataggTATCTAATATATCtttaatatatctatatattagaATATAATTCTAGAAAAATAGAAtagaaaaaagtaaaatacaTCATAGTATATAAAGTCGAATAAAATTCGActctttaaaaaatttcaagaaaattaaattatttaaataaaaattaattaaaaaatagaaaaaatattaattaatttttattttttagaaatattttatatctatataaaaatattatcatatatatattatctctttttttttagaGAGTAGAGATATAGAGCGGGTAGCAGGAATCGAACCCGCATCGTTAGCTTGGAAGGCTAGTGGTTATAGTCGACGTTGAGTCATCATCAATTTTAACGTCTCTAATTCAAAACCGAACATGAAACTTTTGTTTCATTCAGCTCCTTTATGGAATATGGAAAAATTTCCAGCTAAAAGACGTGagcgaaaaaaaaattgacccaTAACATCTATGTCAGCTTTTCTGTCTTAATGCATGCAAAAGAAGGCGCTTTCTAGATGATCCCTCTAGACGAGTGGCAGTTTTCTACTCTTTCTAGTTACTTCGTTCTCTATTTCTATCTGAAAGAATCCTTAGGAAAAACAGTTTGTTTCTACCGAGCTAAAAAAAGATATCGATGTCTATAGTAAACCAAAGTCATCgtttaatagttatttttttgcttcaatttgactatataaaaaaaataaaaactatacaaaacaaaaaaaaaattgaagatttagTTACGATTAGAAATATACTTTTTTTCTGTCTTTTTCCATAGATGCTTTACTCATACTCATTCAATTGAATGGATTGatccaattaataaaaattatgtttcgTAATTTgataatccaaattttttttaattagaaattaaaaaaattggatacaaATCACGAGACTGTATTTTCTTCCTCAAATTTTGCATTAAGAGGTAAAggatttcatctttttaataaataaagtttTTCATCGGAATATGGGGCCGAGGATCCCTTAACTATTAGAATATAATTAATAGAACGAATCACACTTTTACCACTAAACTATACCCGCTACGATGTGATAATTGTATATAAATGCACTTTTTGTCGAGTAAGAAAATCGTCGagcatttttcatttatattattatatattagaaTTTCTTATATATTCTATTTATATTCTATATTTTCTATATtcattttattagtttaattcatttttcttttgaatttataaaaaaaagaagtcttattcttatttatttgattttttatattatatcaaTCAATATTCTAGAATATTGATTGATATATATTGATTGGTTAATTGGAATATTAAGTTGGCGATGtctttttaaagttaaaagCCCTTTactttaaacttaaaaaagtgAGAAGTCCTTACTATATtgaattatatcaaaatatctaaatacttcatttaaatatataaatgaatgTAAATGAAATTGGAAGAATTACGGAAGAAAGttttctatatttattttagagTTGTAATTTccattaatttatatactaaatATATACGAATATTTTCTTACATttcttatatttttcttatattatttattgaaattatttatatattatattattttcttttatatattttatatatttaatataatatttatttattttttatatatttatttattatatatatattatatatgtatttatattttatttttatattttatataaatatattttatttttatataaatattttattctgttttaaaaaattaactaattataaaattaattaaaaattattaattaaattaatataattaaattaaattaatacaataaaattaatataataattagaaTAATGAATATTCTAATAATTAGAATAATGAATATCAATAGAATAATTAATAGGATATATTAAATAACAGgtctattaaattttatagctCCATATAAAACCATATAAAAAAATCGAACTATAAAAAGGAATTCTGAAAGTATTCTGAAAATTGAaagtaaagtaataaaataaagaaagaataaaggcttttttattttttaagccTTACTTGTATGTAACATAGTAAGTATCCTTTTTCAATCGGGAGAGATGGCTGAGTGGACTAAAGCGTCGGATTGCTAATCCGTTGTACGAGTTATTCGTACCGAGGGTTCGAATCCCTCTCTTTCCGGTGATGacttagaatttttttctttcaaatttaggtaacttttttactttattgaatatttaaaaatgtataataGTAAAATGCTAATAACATTGAAAAATCAAGAAAACCCTTTATATAttgtaatatattatataaaatataatataaatataatttcgatttagaatttttttcttttttgttctatttttatTCTTCGCATCCAGGATTACGTCCTGGATCATtagataaaaatccaaagatgAATAGAGAAATAAAGAATATCACTACTGTGTAAACAAAGAGTTTGAGAGTAAGCATTATAAAATCTCCGAGATCTTTTTTggtttggaaaaaaaatagattCTCTATTTTTATACTACATATTCTATTTTAACACCAAGACATGGAGTGGtttttaaaaatcgaaaataattttttttaattcaaaagtcGAGTCTTTCGTTGCCAAaaattttgtttcataccgAAAATTAACTATTGAGAAAAAAGAGTATGATCCAGAATTCTCacgtttattttatattttataagaatAACTTCAATATTTGAATTAAGAGCTTATACTTTATACTATAAGACTTATCTGatcttattaatttaattgctaaaatatttttctcGAATAAATCATGAATTATTCTAGAACAGTATTAAAGATCTCATCGAAAACTTACAGCAGCTTGCCAAACAAAAGCTAATAGAAAAAAGAGTAGAGGGATTATTGGCATAACATCTACGATTGGATTCAAAAAGGCGTAGGCTTCGGGCAAATTTGTGAAGAAAAAATTGCTTGAAAAAAGGGCAGAATTAAGACAGatacaaattaaactaaaaatattaagcATAACAAATACTTTATTCTTGAAGATAATTCTATTTTGACTGAGTTATTAATATGTTATTGATagaaaagatataaaaattgataaaaaataaagataaagaaaaGTAGACCAAAACCTCTTCtttataaactttattaaaCTTACCTAATCAAAAATCCttcaattttcaaatcaaaaaagAATATAGGAAATCGTATTTTTATACAATAtcttaattgaattatatattatgatcaataaataaaattaaattctatatCTACACATAGCAAAATCCGAAtaacaaactaataaattttcTAGATATTTGGTGAGAATTGACGACGAGCTAATATCGATATTAGTTTTTATTAGTATTGAATAGAAATTCAAATGGGGCGTGGCCAAGTGGTAAGGCAACGGGTTTTGGCCCCGCTATTCGGAGGTTCGAATCCTTCCGTcccagttatatatatatatatatatatatatatatatatatatatatatatatatatatatatatatattaagagGATCCTTATTTGATTTATCATTTAGTATCCTCCAATAATTGAATTCGGGAAATAGATAGGAGTTAATTAGTATTAAGATCTATTTTAATGTTTGCGCCTGTTAAAATGAAAATCGcattaacaaagaaagaaaCTACATATGAAACATATGTAGTTTCATTTAACTAATCTCATTTTTCAGATATTTTGTCTTTTGCTTTAATGAATAATTCGAAATCTATCTAACAATTGAAACAGGATTAATTCATAATATCCTATTCACTTTTTACTGACAAATTTTAGAAAGAATCAagtcaaatcaaataaattactcATAAAATGGGGAAGTGCttattttttagcattttattttatattttattaataccCTTGTTTCCTTTCCGGTTTTGTAATGTAAAAAAAACTGTCATCccttaattaatcttaatttgaatatttaacaTACAATTTAGATAATGAATTTCAGTGACAATTCTTTAGTCTCTGTGataaattgactattttttttttacttatttattttaaatccttGATCCGAATCTGTATCtaagttttttcttttcttttataatgaTTGATCTTATAATGATAAGATgtcttttttactttaaaacaaaattttagttaaatactGATACCGGGGTAggccattttttaattaaatatttttaatttaatgatttttatgAGTCCTTGGAGTTCGAAGAAATGTAAGATAAGTGAATCCGTTTATTTATTTGTcttattctaaattaaaattgaaaatcaaaaagtaTTCATAGAATAATCAAATATGGGATTCATTTGAATTCTTTCTGACACTTCTTCATAAATTGCCCCATAAGTGTTAAAAATGTAGATTACTATGTGCCCGTTGAACCAATGACTATTCATGATTTCATAATTGAATCAATTAATACTAGACTAGTTTAAAACTCAAAAGATGTTATGGTAAAACTTCGTTTAAAACGATGTGGTAGAAAGCAACGTGCGCCTTGAAGGACATGATCGACTGTGGATTCTTACATCCAtcctattatatatataattatatatatatatatatatatatatatatataatatagcaTATTAGGAATGAAGATGCTCTTAGCCCGACATCGTTTGTTCTGTTATACACTAGaacctttattttttattggttATAATGTAAATAGTGCATGATGGAGCTCGAGTAGAAAGTATTGATTTAGGAGCAAGAATCTAGAGTTAGTACTAATCACTAAGTTGGAACAACTtcgtaaatatatttttaatgtcgAAATAGAAAGAATTCCGTTCGAGCAAATTTCAAGTTCAAGAATTTTGTTAGAATTAACcaaattgttttgattaaaaaaGTGTATCACACAGGGATCAATTGTTAGTCTGATTctttaatagaaataaaaatagaaataaataaatcaaaaaaagtgGTATGTTGCTGCCATTTCGAAATGATTCAAGGAAAAGATAAAGGATCCCGGAACAAGTAAATAGCGTTTTCAATCGTCTCAATAATTAGATCAGAATGAAGAATAAAAATACATTCTAtctataagaaacaaaaagaaaagggTCTTAGAGATCACTCAATAAGTGATAAGTGAAAAATGAAACGCCTAAAGGGTTTCATTTGACCTATTTGAAAATTATCCAACTTGAGTTAGGAGGGTgcagatttttttttgttaaaagaaaaaaaagaaaaggatttaAATCATAGGTTAATTGATTTGATGATTTTATGGATCCATTTGGCACTAGAATTTTAAATCTATACAGAAGTTCAAATCATTTTTCTCGAACCGTACGAGGAGAAAACTTCTTATACGTCTCTACGGGGGTTCTACCTCTATCCCAATGAGCCGTTTATTGAATCGTTGCAATTGATGTTCGATCCCGAAGAGAAGGAAGAGATCTTCACAAAGTGGGTTTTTATGATCCTCTAAAAAATCAAACCTATTGAAATGTTCATGCTCTTCTATATTTCCTTGAAAAAGTCGCTCAACCTACGGTCATGATATTTTAGGTTTTTACGGAGCTTCTCGCCTTAATCAAAGGCAATTTACTTAATGACATGTAGGGTGCCGggtaattcatatatatatatatagcttttTATATTATAACCCTTTCTCTACTATCCCCCTTAATTCTTGTTTTGTTCTATTTATACATTATTTATATCTATCTATTTTGACTTTTTACTTATAGAATACTAACATaaggataaaaaatatatttgatcttttttatttgaatgcaattcattcttttgttttcgtcattgtgtattttttttctcaatatattcatatttatattGACAACAGTGTATCAAAGAAATATAATCCGATCTGAGGTAATTGGATCTTTTCTGTGGATCTATTTATTCCTGTTCGATAGATTTGGCTTTTTTCTTCATTCAAGGTTTTTTTAGATTGGTTGTGATACAAATTGGTTGTCatacaaacgttttgtttaattgaaaaatcaaaaattctcaaataaaagaatctttttaatttttttagttatttttagagaatatagaaaagaaaaaaatctatatctatacgtATAATAAAGAAATCTAAAATCTAAGTAGAATATTAAGTAAAAGACATAAGTAGAAAATcgaataaaaatagaaataataaaagaaaataattagaaGAAAATATTAcagagaaaaaaatattaagattagaaatttttttatttgatttctttttattttctttttcatttcttgcTAATTTTATGCTAGTTTAATGGTTTGGTTGTGTCATGTGCTTCaatctctttatttattttgattccgGTTGTATCTATagaatttcattttttgttcattttgagGGGTTGCTAACTCAATGGTAGAGTACTCGGCTTTTAAGTGCGGCTAATATCTTTTACGCATTTGTATGAAGAAAGGGATTCATCCATACCATCGGTATAGGTATAGTTTGAAAGACCACGACTGATACTGAAAGGAATGAATGGAAAAAACAGCATGTCGTATCAATGGAGAATTCAGagaatatttcatttttgtagCATCAGCATCAGGCCAGACCTTATTTGATTTCTTGGTGCGGAACATAATAAATGAATTCAAGGTGGGGTCGAGTGAATAAATGGATAGAGCCCTACGGTTCCAATTATAGGAAAACAAAAAAGCAACGAGCTTACATTCTTAATTTGAATGATTATCCGATCTAATTAgacgttaaaaaaaattagtgctcttttggattttcttttaatttttaatgagtCCTAATTATTAGCCATTTCCCACTATTCTATTAAGGGGGGATAAATGTGTAGAAGAAAGAGTATGTTGATAaagatatttttcttttccaaaaTCAAAAGAGCGATTGGCATGAAAAATTAAAGgatttctaattatttttttatcttttatccTATAATGAGCATAAACCTATTAGATGGAAAAAAGGGAGGATGGGAGTCCGTTAATGAGTTTACCTATTTCTTTCCGAGGTATCTATTCTTTTCTATTAGACTACTTTGTTTTTACTGTATCGCACTATGTGTCATTAAATAACCCAATAAAAATCCTCTATCCTTGCTTCAAtccaatttaatttcaaataaaaaatggagGAATATCAAAGATATTTAGAAGTATATAGATCTCGAAAAAAGAACTCTCTATATCCATTTATCTTTCGAGAGTATATTTATACATTTGCTCACGATCACAGTTTAAATAGATCTACTTTGTTGGAAAATGCAGGTTATGACAATAAATTTAGTTTCTTAATTGTAAAACGTTTAATTACTCGAATGTATcaacaaaatcatttttttttctgctAATGATTCGAatcaaaatctattttttaggTACAACAAGAATTTGTATTATCAAATGATATCAGAGGGTTTTGCAGTTATTGTGGAAATTCCACTTTCACTACGATTAGTATCTTCTTTAGAAAGGTCGGGGGTAGCAAAATCTTATAAATTACGATCCATTCATTCAATATTTCCTTTTTTAGAGGACAAATTTCCACATTTAAATTATGTGTCAGATGTATTAATACCTTACCCCATCCATCTAGAAAAATCGGTTCAAATCCTTCGCTATTGGGTGAAAGACCCCTCTTCTTTGCATTTATTACGACTCTTTCTTCATGAGTATTGGAATTGGAACAGTTTTTTTATTCCAAAGAAATCCATTTCTATTTGTACAAAAAGTAATCAAAGAATTTGCACGTTCTTATATAACTCTTAtatatatgaatatgaatacATCTTCTTTTTTCTCCGTAACCAATCTTTTTATTTACGAGCAACATTTTATCGAATATTTCTTGAACGAATTTCTTTCTATGGAAAAATAGAACATTTTGTGGAAGTCTTTGCTAATGGTTTTCAGGCAATTCTATGGTTGTTCAAGGATCCTTTCATGCATTATGCTAGATATCGAGGAAAATCCATTTTGGCTGCAAAAGATAGGCCTTTTCTGAtgaaaaaaatggaaatattaCTTTGTCAATTTATATCAATCTCATTTTTATGCGTGGTTTCAACCAGAAAAGATCTATCTAAATTCAATATCTATGCATTCTCTCAACTTTTTGGGCTATCTTTCAAATGTACAATTGAATCCTTCATTGGTACGGAGTCAAATGctagaaaatttatttataatagatAAAGATAATACTATAAAGAAACTCGATACAATAGTTCCTATTATTCCTTTAATTGGATCGTTggcaaaaacaaaattttctaACGCAGCAGGACATCCCATTAGTAAACCAACTCGGGCTGATTCAGCGGATTCTGATATTATCGACCGATTTGTGCATATATACAGAAATTTTTCTCATTATTATAGCGgatcctcaaaaaaaaaaagaatttgtaTCGAATAAAATATATACTTCGACTTTCTTGTGTTAAAACTTTGTCTCGTAAACACAAAAGTACTGTACGcatttttttgaaaagattaGGTTTGGAATTATTAGAAGAATTTTTTACGGAGGAAGAACAGATTCTTTCTTTGATCTTCCCAAAGGTTTCCTCGATTTCGCGCAGGTTATATAGAGGACGAGTTTGGTATTTGGATATTATTTCTATCAATGATTTGGCTAATCATGAATAATTAAGTCTAAAAAGATGTAAATTGAAATTATCCCTAAATGATGAAGGGATAACAAAAAATTCAGTCATTTGAAATCTCTTATGACTCCTATGAAATGCTCATACAGTATACGAGTAAGGATTGAGCGACTGAGTATTCAACTTCCTTAGAGGTTTCATCTAGGAAGGGTTTCGATGTATACATAGGGAAAGCCCTGTGCAATGAAAAATGCAAGCACTGCTTGGAgagggatttttttttaacaaggAAAATGTCTACTCTATCCGACTAGTTCCGGGTTCGAATCCTGGGTAACCCATTATGATTAGCATATTGAAATGAGAGGAAATGCTATAATATCTATAGAAATCGAATATAGaaatatgaattatattttttaattcactTGAAATTCAAATTTAGTAAAAAGATTTCTGATAAACCTAGATGGATAAGATCATAAAAATAAGATCATAAAAATAGATCCATGAATATTGATATTGGTTGACACAGGTATATAAGTCATATTATACTATTGAATAACAAGCCCTCAATTATCTATTTTGATTCATAGAGAATTCGTGTGCTTGGGAGTCCCT
This region of Mercurialis annua linkage group LG1-X, ddMerAnnu1.2, whole genome shotgun sequence genomic DNA includes:
- the LOC126664670 gene encoding LOW QUALITY PROTEIN: maturase K-like (The sequence of the model RefSeq protein was modified relative to this genomic sequence to represent the inferred CDS: inserted 2 bases in 1 codon; deleted 3 bases in 2 codons) — its product is MEEYQRYLEVYRSRKKNSLYPFIFREYIYTFAHDHSLNRSTLLENAGYDNKFSFLIVKRLITRMYQQNHFXFSANDSNQNLFFRYNKNLYYQMISEGFAVIVEIPLSLRLVSSLERSGVAKSYKLRSIHSIFPFLEDKFPHLNYVSDVLIPYPIHLEKSVQILRYWVKDPSSLHLLRLFLHEYWNWNSFFIPKKSISICTKSNQRICTFLYNSYIYEYEYIFFFLRNQSFYLRATFYRIFLERISFYGKIEHFVEVFANGFQAILWLFKDPFMHYARYRGKSILAAKDRPFLMKKWKYYFVNLYQSHFYAWFQPEKIYLNSISMHSLNFLGYLSNVQLNPSLVRSQMLENLFIIDKDNTIKKLDTIVPIIPLIGSLAKTKFSNAAGHPISKPTRADSADSDIIDRFVHIYRNFSHYYSGSSKKKNLYRIKYILRLSCVKTLSRKHKSTVRIFLKRLGLELLEEFFTEEEQILSLIFPKVSSISRRLYRGRVWYLDIISINDLANHE
- the LOC126668250 gene encoding ATP synthase subunit alpha, chloroplastic-like, translated to MELKIFSGDIHFPGEIDKISRHSGILIPPGALKTNSKKSKKLKNWIYIQRITPTRKKYFILDRPVIIYEIMNGINLETLFRQDLLQEKDNLKLRVVNYILYGNGKPIRGISDTSIQLVRTCLVLNWDQEKKSSCIEEARASFVEVNTNGLIRDFLRINLEKSPISYISRKRNGQSGSGPISNNGSNRTNTNINPFYPTYSKTRIQQSRKQNQVTISTLLNRNKTFRVFKYYLMDENGRVFNPDPCSNGVLNPFNLNWYFVLVRQNVICVYVAIGQKASSVAQVVTTLQERGAMEYTIVVAETADSPATLQYLAPYTGAALAEYFMYRQRHTLIIYDDLSKQAQAYRQMSLLLRRPPGREAYPGDVFYLHSRLLERAAKSSSQLGEGSMTALPIVETQSGDVSAYIPTNVISITDGQVFLSSDLFNAGIRPAINVGISVSRVGSAAQIKAMKQVAGKLKLELAQFAELEAFAQFASDLDKATQNQLARGQRLRELLKQSQAAPLTVEEQIMTIYTGTNGYLDSLEIGQVRKFLVELRTYLKTNKPQFQEIISSTKTFTEEAETLLKRAIQEQKERFLLQEQV